A region of the Desulfuribacillus alkaliarsenatis genome:
CCAATGACGAAGTTAGCGTTAATAAATTTCGAAAAAAGTCCAGACAGCGTTTATAAAGGGCTAGAGCCACAATATTTCAATGATGAAAAGCATGGTAATGGATATCGAATAATAGCGTACCGTAATGATGGTTATGTAGACGTATACGATGATATTAATCTAAAGCGTTTTGACGATGAATCTTTTGACGTTGTAGGTAAAGGTTTATGTGAGAAGAAAATGGTTACTATTGAAGATGTGATATTTGAAAAAAAGGGGTACTGCTTTCACCTTTCATTTAAGTTTACAGATAAACATGGGAGACTTATAGTTGCTAATATTAAAGAGCAATCTACTAGAAAGTCCAACGGTATAAATCTCCTAGCACCAGTTGGTAGTTCTTCAGAAAAACCGACATATTTACCACTGTTCTTCTTATATGATTTTGATTTCGTTAGAAAGCATAGCACAGTAGTTGAGTTAACGATAGATGGTAAAAAAATAGAACAAGATAATTTTCTGGCACCATTTCCTAAAGATTTTCAGTGGAGGTATTTTACTCGATACACCCTTGATTGTCAGATTGTAGAATTTGCAACTGCTAAAAAGTCCGTTCTTGAAGAATGCGTACTAGATAAATCTGGTGTCGTTGGACGGGGTCCACTTGAATATCAATACAGAGATACTACTTTAGTGAAAATTAAATTGAAGGATGCTAAACATCCACTGACTGTAGAATTTGACCAAGGCTTAGCCGATATTAGGAATTTAGACGATAATAAAGAACATATCGATACATTTAAGATTACTGCTGATAAAGGAGCAGGGTTTGTTTCAGGCAAATATTCGATAATAAAAGATGCTAATTCAGTAGTAATAGAGATGACACCATCTGATGGATGGACTCCAGAAACTAATTCTATTTTAACAAAGATATTGTTTACAAAAAAATCTTTGTTTTGTAGCTGGCCAAAGACTTATAAATATATTCAAAAGATTGATTTAGATACGTTAGAGTCAGATGCTTATTGGGAAAGAATTAACTAGGGAAGAAGAGAGGAGTAGTCTACATGAAGTATACAGAAGCTAATTTAGGACGGATATTTATATTGAGGTTGGAGCATGGTGATCGGATTCCAGATGTAATCGAAGGATTTGCAATAGACAAACAAATCGAGTCAGCAATTGTGCATTTTTTGGGCGGGGCTGACACAGGAAGTAAAGTGGTGGTTGGACCAGAGGAAGGAGCGGCTGCTACCCCGCGGCCAATGGTTACAGAATTATTAGGAACAAGCGAAGCCGTAGGCGTTGGAACATTATTTCTTAATGAACAAAATAAGCATAAATTACATCTTCATGCCGCATTTGGACGGGAGCGAGAGACTATAACAGGCTGTACGAGAGAGGGTGTGCAGGTATGGCATATTGGTGAGGTAGTAATATTTGAATTATGCAACACAACTGCAAAAAGAAAAGTAGATTTAGAGACAGGATTTGAGCTTTTAGAAACGGAATGATGGGGTAGATTATTACTGAACAAGGGTAATAAAAAAACAAAGATTTGAGGTATCATATGAAT
Encoded here:
- a CDS encoding PPC domain-containing DNA-binding protein; amino-acid sequence: MKYTEANLGRIFILRLEHGDRIPDVIEGFAIDKQIESAIVHFLGGADTGSKVVVGPEEGAAATPRPMVTELLGTSEAVGVGTLFLNEQNKHKLHLHAAFGRERETITGCTREGVQVWHIGEVVIFELCNTTAKRKVDLETGFELLETE